Part of the Caballeronia sp. SL2Y3 genome is shown below.
CCTTGCCGTCGATCGGGTTGCCGAGCGCATCGACCACGCGGCCGATCAGTTCCGGGCCGACCGGCACTTCCAGAATGCGGCCCGTCGTCTTGACGATGTCGCCTTCCGTGATGTGCTCGTACTCACCGAGAATAACGGCGCCGACAGAGTCACGTTCGAGGTTCAGTGCAAGACCGATGGTGTTGCCCGGAAACTCGAGCATTTCGCCCTGCATCACGTCCGAAAGGCCGTGGATACGCACGATACCGTCGGTCACGGAGATCACGGTGCCCTGGTTGCGAACGTCCGCGCTCGCTTCAAGGCCCTGGATCCGGCTCTTGATCAGCTCGCTGATCTCAGAGGGATTGAGTTGCATTATTCGCTCCTGATAGTCAATTCTGTTGCGTGCCAGCTAAGGCGCTTCCAAGAAGCGTCAGGCGGTGAGCGCCGTCTGCATGCTGGCAAGGCGCGCGCGGACCGAGGTATCGAGCACTTCGTCGCCAACCGTCACGCGAACGCCGCCGATCAGCGACTGATCGATTTCGACGATCGGTTTCAGCTTGCGCTCGAACTTGCGTTCGAGGCTTGCGACCAGGTCGTTCAACTGTGCGCCTTCGAGGGGGAACGCGCTGACGATATGCGCGTCGGCCGCACCTTCACGGGCGTTTTTCAGCTCGTCGAACTGGACGGCGATTTCCAGCAGCAGCGGCAGACGATGGTTGTCCACCAGCATGCGCACGAAGTTCTTTGCCTGAGCGTTGCTCTGAGCGAGCGGCGACTTCACCGCGGCGAGCAGCAAGTCGGTGATCTGCTCGCGGCTCACTTTCGGGCTCGAGGCGACCGATTCCACTTCGGGCAGACGCGCAACCTGTGCCAGCTCCTCGACGAAGGTGGACCAGCCCGCGAGATCGCCGGTTTCGGCCACGCGGAACAGCGCTTCTGCGTAAGGACGAGCGATGGTTGCAAATTCGGCCATGATCAGAGCTCGGTTTTGAGTTGATTCAGCAGATCGGCGTGAGCCTTCTGATCGACTTCGCGTCTCAGAATTTGCTCTGCGCCCTTCACGGCCAGCGCCGCGACTTCAGCACGCAGCGTTTCGCGGGCCTTAACGATTTGCTGGTCGGCGTCCGCCTTGGCCTGCGCGATGATGCGCGCGGCTTCGGCTTGCGCGTTGGCCTTGATTTCTTCGGCGACGGCGGCGGCGCGCTTCTCGGCGTCCGCAATGCGCTGCTGGCCGTCGTTGCGAGCCTGCGCGAGTTCCTGGTCGACGCGCTTGTGCGCGGCTTCCAGCTCCGCCTTGCCCTTGTCGGCGGCGGCGAGGCCGTCGGCAATCTTCTTCGAGCGCTCGTCGAGGGCGTTGATCAACGGCGGCCACACGAACTTCATCGTGAACCACGCGAGGATCAGAAACACGACCATTTGCGCAAACAGGGTTGCGTTGAGATTCACGGTGTTTCCTTAAACGTTGCTTGATCGGAGAGTGAAACGGTTAAAAGGCGCTAACCGGCTGTTGTGCTCGATCAGCGCCTCACCCGTTCCGTTCTGCGTCCTGTCAAAAATTCGGACGCGCACTTCCGAGAAACCTCAGCCTGCGAGACGTGCGAGCAGCGGGTTCGCGAACGCAAACAGCATTGCCACACCAACGCCGATCAGGAACGCCGCGTCGATCAGACCAGCCAGCAGGAACATCTTGGTCTGCAGCGGGTTCATCAGTTCCGGCTGGCGGGCGCACGCTTCAATGTACTTGCCGCCCATCAGACCGATACCGATACAGGCGCCGATTGCACCCAGGCCGATGATGATGCCGATACCGACGGCGGTCAGACCCTGGATGTTGGCGATGAAAGCTTGCATGATCACTCCTTTGATTAAAGACTTTGGAACTGGATTTATAAAAATTAAAACTGTGATTCTGTGACGATTCCGGACCTCGGCACGCTCACGTCAGTGCGTGTCATGCGCCTGGCCGAGATACACCAGCGTCAGCATCATGAAAATGAAGGCCTGCAGAAACACGATCAGGATGTGGAACACTGCCCACACCGTGCCCGCGATCACATGGCCAATGAAGCCGAGCACGGACAGGTTCGCACCGAAGGTCCACATGCTGCCGAGAAGCGCGATCAGCAGGAACAGCAGCTCGCCGGCGTACATGTTGCCGAAAAGTCGCATGCCGAGGGAAACCGTTTTGGCGGCGAACTCGATGATGTTCAGCGCGAGGTTCGGAATCCACAGAACCGGATGCGAGCCGAACGGAGCGGACAGCAGTTCGTGCACGAAACCGCCGGCGCCCTTGATCTTGATGTTGTAGTAGAGCATCAGCAGCAACACGCCCAGCGCGATGCCGATGGTGCCGTTGAGGTCAGCGGTCGGCACGATGCGATGATGCGGAAGCGCGTGCTCGAGCCCGAGCCAGCCGATTACGCGGCCAGGCAAGTCAACGGGGATGAAGTCGAGCGAGTTCATCAGCGCGACCCAGACGAACACGGTCAGCGCGAGCGGCGCGATGAAACGGCGGCTGCCGTGGATCATCGACTTCGACTGGTCCTCGACCATTTCCACGAGCATTTCGATTGCGCACTGGAAACGGCCGGGCACGCCGGACGTGGCCTTGCGCGCAGCCAGGCCCAGAATGATGATGGTCAAAAGGCCGCATACGATGGACCAGAACAGCGTGTCCAGATTCCAGACGTGGATGTCGAAGATCGACGTCTGCGGATGCGTGGAAAGATTCTGCAAGTGGTGCGCAATGTACTCGGACGGATCCAGAGCGTGCGTTCCTTCGCTAGCTGCCATATCGTTAAAGCCACCCAAATTGTCAAAAATCTTTCGCCGCCTTCGCTTCCGAGCCGCCGCTTCGCGTCGCGGCTCCGGGGCGAGAGGCCCGTGTGCGGAACGCGTCCCGCACTCATGTTCATGCTACCTACTGCCACCCTGCGCGGCACTTACCCCGGAGGTCATGAAGACCGGCCGGCGCAAGGTCATCGCAGCGCCATCGCAACCCAGTACGCTTTCAGCGCGACGATGTACGTGACGAGCAACGGCAGCCACAGCGCGCTCTTATACCAGAGCGCGACCGCGACGAACATAGCAATCGTCGCTCCCATCTTCACGCCTTCGCCGATCATCCAGCTCATGATCGTTTCGGCGCCGCTTTTCGCCTTCAGGCGCGCGGCGAACAGAGCCGCAGGCACCCAGGCGATCGCTCCTCCCAGGAAGGCTGACAGCGCAGCATCGCCCGGCGGCTTGTAGAACAGCCACCAGAGCAGCGTCGCACCCAGGGACAAAACCATTTGCGCCGCCACGACCCGATACGGCGTGACACGCGATGGACGACTCACTTGCGGGCCGAACAGCTTTTCTGCCTGATCCCGTGTGAGCGGAACGATATTGTTATCTTGCGCTTCGGCGTCCCACGAGTCGTCAGTCGAATTGCGCGGCTGATTTCCGGTGGCGTGACTATCGCCGGTCGAGCGAGCACTGACTTGCATGTTTCCTTTGCGCATGTGCGTCGCATCCGCCTGACGTCCGCACGCGAAGTACTCGCGCTCGGCTTCAGGCCTTCAACCCAGTGTCCGGAGAATCACCTTGCGCTTTCGTGGCGCTTTCGAGGTGGCCTAGCTGATAAATCCGGGGGATTGTAAGCGATTGTTGTCACGGATTCAATAGTTTAGGTGCGTCAAAAGCCAAGCGGACGAACCTTAAAAAACGGTCTCAGAAGCGAGATTTTTCTTGCGATTGCAAGCAGATTTTCAGATTGAAACGGGTTGTGTCGGACGCGTCAAAGGAGCACCCAGCCGATAAGCATGGCCGCGATCCAAAAGGGTATCGACACGACATGGAACGGCGCCCACATGCCCTTCTCGCCGGACAAGCGCACGGCGATGAGATTCGCGAGCGAGCCGATTGCCACGCCGAACCCGCCCACGCTCACGCCGAACGCGAGCGCGCGCCAGTCCTTCGAGAACTCGGCGAGCACGATGGCCGCCGGCACGTTGCTGATGCCCTGCGAGAGCACCGCGCCGGCGGCGAACGCGCGCACCGGCGAGTGGATGCCGATGCGTGCGATGGCATCGTGAATCGTCGGCAACGCGGCCGCACTGCGAAGCACGATGAACATCAGCACGAAGATGAGCAGCAGGAGGTAGTCGATCTTCAGCACGACCTCGCGTCGCCATAGAAGGAAGCCGACGGCCAGCGCCGCCAACGCCGGACCCGCGTGATGCGCATCCGCCAGCGCGACGAAAACGCCGAACGCGGCGATGCTGACGCCGCACAGCCTGCGGTCTACGCGATGCGCCTCGGCATCCCCGGATAGGTCGAGGGGCGTCGCGCGGAATATCGCGAACGTCAGCGCGAACAACAACGCCATCAGCGCCGCGC
Proteins encoded:
- a CDS encoding F0F1 ATP synthase subunit delta, with translation MAEFATIARPYAEALFRVAETGDLAGWSTFVEELAQVARLPEVESVASSPKVSREQITDLLLAAVKSPLAQSNAQAKNFVRMLVDNHRLPLLLEIAVQFDELKNAREGAADAHIVSAFPLEGAQLNDLVASLERKFERKLKPIVEIDQSLIGGVRVTVGDEVLDTSVRARLASMQTALTA
- a CDS encoding F0F1 ATP synthase subunit B: MNLNATLFAQMVVFLILAWFTMKFVWPPLINALDERSKKIADGLAAADKGKAELEAAHKRVDQELAQARNDGQQRIADAEKRAAAVAEEIKANAQAEAARIIAQAKADADQQIVKARETLRAEVAALAVKGAEQILRREVDQKAHADLLNQLKTEL
- the atpE gene encoding F0F1 ATP synthase subunit C, which gives rise to MQAFIANIQGLTAVGIGIIIGLGAIGACIGIGLMGGKYIEACARQPELMNPLQTKMFLLAGLIDAAFLIGVGVAMLFAFANPLLARLAG
- the atpB gene encoding F0F1 ATP synthase subunit A, producing MAASEGTHALDPSEYIAHHLQNLSTHPQTSIFDIHVWNLDTLFWSIVCGLLTIIILGLAARKATSGVPGRFQCAIEMLVEMVEDQSKSMIHGSRRFIAPLALTVFVWVALMNSLDFIPVDLPGRVIGWLGLEHALPHHRIVPTADLNGTIGIALGVLLLMLYYNIKIKGAGGFVHELLSAPFGSHPVLWIPNLALNIIEFAAKTVSLGMRLFGNMYAGELLFLLIALLGSMWTFGANLSVLGFIGHVIAGTVWAVFHILIVFLQAFIFMMLTLVYLGQAHDTH
- a CDS encoding ATP synthase subunit I codes for the protein MRKGNMQVSARSTGDSHATGNQPRNSTDDSWDAEAQDNNIVPLTRDQAEKLFGPQVSRPSRVTPYRVVAAQMVLSLGATLLWWLFYKPPGDAALSAFLGGAIAWVPAALFAARLKAKSGAETIMSWMIGEGVKMGATIAMFVAVALWYKSALWLPLLVTYIVALKAYWVAMALR
- a CDS encoding SLC13 family permease, which codes for MSELDAKGVRPDFPTRIWKAISKEPVLAILVFALVVIEIVRPQPLTALPGLVDWQTVLTLAGLLILTKAIELSGFLMWAAHRLVHHIHGERGLALLLVALAAGLSTLLTNDVALFAVVPLALSLNKLAPLPLKKLVIVIALAVNAGSILTPLGNPQNLFLWQTSGVSFGVFVWKLLPLCAALMALLFALTFAIFRATPLDLSGDAEAHRVDRRLCGVSIAAFGVFVALADAHHAGPALAALAVGFLLWRREVVLKIDYLLLLIFVLMFIVLRSAAALPTIHDAIARIGIHSPVRAFAAGAVLSQGISNVPAAIVLAEFSKDWRALAFGVSVGGFGVAIGSLANLIAVRLSGEKGMWAPFHVVSIPFWIAAMLIGWVLL